The following coding sequences lie in one Halorarum halophilum genomic window:
- a CDS encoding PH domain-containing protein gives MAESVEAPSWVHLAAGEDVVWAGRPSPYLVKRRLTVAAVVFLVGIGLVSGLPGEWTWVGWPVAFAGLGAGVVAYVRNQSVTCVITTAKLTKRTGIVGKSVKTVPLDRVQNVSLTQSSLQRVVDCGDVSVETAGADGDELVFESVPNPVAVNGMLVDQTASTRVDR, from the coding sequence ATGGCCGAATCAGTCGAGGCGCCGTCGTGGGTACACCTCGCCGCCGGCGAGGACGTCGTCTGGGCCGGCCGACCGAGCCCCTACCTCGTCAAGCGCCGGCTGACTGTCGCGGCGGTCGTCTTCCTGGTCGGCATCGGGCTCGTCTCCGGACTCCCCGGGGAGTGGACCTGGGTCGGGTGGCCCGTCGCCTTCGCCGGGCTGGGGGCGGGCGTGGTCGCGTACGTGCGGAATCAGAGCGTCACCTGCGTCATCACCACCGCGAAGCTGACGAAGCGGACGGGAATCGTCGGGAAGTCGGTGAAGACGGTACCGCTCGACCGCGTCCAGAACGTCTCGCTCACGCAGTCGTCGCTCCAGCGGGTCGTCGACTGCGGCGACGTCTCGGTCGAGACCGCCGGGGCCGACGGCGACGAACTCGTGTTCGAGAGCGTCCCCAACCCGGTCGCGGTCAACGGGATGCTGGTCGATCAGACCGCGTCGACCCGCGTGGATCGGTGA
- a CDS encoding helix-turn-helix domain-containing protein: MRYLTVLVRPSDAGAFHPLGAELTAEPSVRREAIHHVDLLADGSVLLLAEGSGDRERYEEIMRGSPHVLEYLVTGEDRWTAMSRLEPTDASRRALELGRESDVAIETPIRFEADGSLRITYLGSDERFGELVREVADGDDVSFEVVGTGEYEPGRGTLMGLLTGRQREVLEAAVDVGYYSTPREATHADVAAAVGIAPTTAGEHLRKAEERVFGALAR; this comes from the coding sequence ATGCGGTATCTCACCGTCCTCGTTCGGCCGTCCGACGCGGGCGCGTTCCACCCGCTGGGGGCCGAACTGACGGCCGAACCGTCCGTCAGGCGGGAGGCGATCCACCACGTGGACCTGCTCGCCGACGGGAGCGTGTTGCTGCTCGCCGAGGGGAGCGGCGACCGGGAGCGGTACGAGGAGATCATGCGCGGCTCGCCGCACGTCCTCGAGTACCTCGTCACCGGCGAGGACAGGTGGACCGCGATGAGCCGGCTCGAGCCGACGGACGCGTCCCGGCGCGCGCTGGAACTGGGGCGCGAGTCGGACGTCGCCATCGAGACGCCGATCCGCTTCGAGGCGGACGGCTCGCTCCGGATCACGTACCTCGGGAGCGACGAGCGCTTCGGGGAACTGGTCCGGGAGGTCGCAGACGGGGACGACGTGTCGTTCGAGGTCGTGGGGACGGGCGAGTACGAACCGGGTAGGGGGACGCTCATGGGACTGCTGACGGGCCGCCAGCGGGAGGTGCTCGAGGCGGCGGTCGACGTCGGGTACTACAGCACCCCCCGCGAGGCGACCCACGCCGACGTGGCCGCCGCCGTCGGGATCGCGCCGACGACCGCCGGCGAACACCTCCGGAAGGCCGAGGAGCGGGTGTTCGGCGCGCTCGCTCGGTGA
- a CDS encoding FAD-dependent monooxygenase produces MTRETPEVTIVGGGICGLTAAIALERRGWTPTVYEAASEYRPVGAGILLQTNALLVLDRLGLADRVLADGVPLEDSLIRSAGGRVLTRFDLDRVERAEFGYGFVAIHRADLQRILLEELDAAVETGMPCTAVPGTDPPVARFADGIRVRPDVLIGADGIGSTVRDAVAPGVERRALDGVVYRAVTTVDLPERYRAQGVEVWGDGSYAGGAPISDDRFYWFATATPPVAERSAGAEATTAALRERFAAFPEPIPSVVGSLDDDDVFVTELEEVPELDRWSRGSVALAGDAAHGMLPFAGQGAAQAIEDGLVLAHALDTHEDPEAAFEAYEAERKPRADRIRAESHRLGRLGTVRSRAGARARNLAVGLLPDAVFRRARRRRASGTSLPEPAVPDRRRRG; encoded by the coding sequence ATGACGCGTGAGACCCCCGAAGTCACGATCGTCGGCGGCGGGATCTGCGGGCTCACGGCGGCGATCGCGCTCGAACGGCGGGGCTGGACGCCGACCGTCTACGAGGCCGCCTCGGAGTACCGGCCCGTCGGCGCCGGAATCCTGCTGCAGACGAACGCGCTCCTCGTCCTGGACCGGCTCGGCCTTGCCGACCGGGTTCTGGCCGACGGGGTCCCCCTCGAGGACAGCCTGATCCGGTCCGCGGGCGGGCGGGTGTTGACGCGGTTCGACCTGGACCGGGTCGAGCGGGCCGAGTTCGGCTACGGGTTCGTGGCGATCCACCGCGCGGACCTGCAGCGCATCCTCCTCGAGGAACTGGACGCGGCAGTCGAGACGGGGATGCCGTGTACCGCGGTTCCCGGGACGGACCCGCCGGTCGCCCGCTTCGCCGACGGCATCCGCGTCCGTCCGGACGTCCTGATTGGAGCGGACGGCATCGGCTCGACCGTCCGCGATGCCGTCGCCCCCGGCGTCGAACGGCGGGCGCTGGACGGCGTCGTCTACCGGGCGGTCACGACCGTCGACCTCCCCGAACGGTACCGTGCGCAGGGCGTCGAAGTGTGGGGTGACGGCTCCTACGCTGGCGGGGCGCCCATCAGCGACGATCGGTTCTACTGGTTCGCCACGGCGACGCCGCCCGTCGCGGAGCGGTCGGCCGGCGCCGAGGCGACGACTGCGGCGCTCCGCGAGCGGTTCGCCGCGTTCCCCGAGCCGATCCCCTCGGTCGTCGGCTCGCTCGACGACGACGACGTCTTCGTCACCGAACTGGAGGAGGTGCCCGAACTCGACCGGTGGTCGCGCGGTTCGGTCGCCCTCGCCGGCGACGCGGCACACGGGATGCTGCCGTTCGCCGGACAGGGGGCGGCACAGGCGATCGAGGACGGCCTCGTACTGGCACACGCCCTCGACACGCACGAGGACCCGGAGGCCGCGTTCGAGGCGTACGAGGCCGAACGGAAGCCGCGTGCGGACCGGATCCGCGCCGAGTCGCACCGCCTCGGACGGCTCGGGACGGTTCGGTCGCGAGCGGGGGCGAGAGCGCGGAACCTCGCGGTCGGCCTGCTCCCGGACGCCGTCTTTCGGCGGGCAAGACGACGACGCGCGTCCGGTACGTCGCTCCCGGAGCCCGCCGTGCCCGACCGCCGCCGGCGGGGCTGA
- a CDS encoding MBL fold metallo-hydrolase, whose protein sequence is MDVQFLGGAREVGRSAVLVNDSLLLDFGMLADNPPQYPVGALGAGGVDPDAVVVSHGHLDHVGAVPALLSGSARPAIHWTPPTRELALLLARDTLKLHGNSPQCPFTGEDVRRVGEVSEEHGYGEPFAAAGHEVTFYNAGHIPGSAHVLVDDGDTRLLYTADFHTRSQRLVAGTTDRPDADVVLCESTYSDVEHEDRAVVEERFAESVKTTLWEGGTVVVPAFAIGRTQEMMLVCDEYDIPCYVDGMGTEVTEMLRQYPEFVRDADALRRAKSHARFVTGRDGQRKRIAGQKAAIITTSGMLSGGPAMTYIPEIRANPTNKIAMTGYQVEGTPGRDLLETGSAEIDGRVMPVGARVEQYDFSAHADRNGLFGFLDAYRDATVLVNHGDRCEAFAEELREEGYEARAPELGAVVTCP, encoded by the coding sequence ATGGACGTCCAGTTCCTCGGCGGCGCCCGCGAGGTGGGGCGCAGCGCGGTCCTCGTGAACGACTCGCTCCTCCTCGACTTCGGCATGCTGGCCGACAACCCGCCGCAGTACCCGGTCGGCGCCCTCGGCGCCGGCGGCGTCGACCCGGACGCGGTCGTCGTCTCCCACGGCCACCTCGACCACGTCGGCGCGGTGCCGGCGCTGCTCTCGGGGAGCGCGCGGCCGGCGATCCACTGGACGCCCCCGACGCGCGAACTCGCCCTCCTGCTCGCCCGCGACACGCTGAAACTCCACGGGAACAGTCCACAGTGCCCCTTCACCGGGGAGGACGTGCGGCGCGTCGGGGAGGTTTCCGAGGAGCACGGTTACGGGGAGCCGTTCGCGGCCGCGGGCCACGAGGTGACGTTCTACAACGCGGGCCACATCCCCGGGAGCGCGCACGTCCTCGTCGACGACGGCGACACCCGGCTGCTGTACACCGCCGACTTCCACACCCGAAGTCAGCGCCTCGTTGCCGGGACGACCGACCGCCCCGACGCGGACGTCGTCCTCTGCGAGAGCACGTACTCCGACGTCGAGCACGAGGACCGAGCCGTCGTCGAGGAGCGGTTCGCCGAGAGCGTGAAGACGACGCTCTGGGAGGGCGGGACGGTCGTCGTCCCGGCGTTCGCCATCGGACGGACCCAGGAGATGATGCTCGTCTGCGACGAGTACGACATCCCCTGTTACGTCGACGGGATGGGCACGGAGGTCACGGAGATGCTTCGGCAGTATCCCGAGTTCGTCCGCGACGCCGACGCGCTCCGACGGGCGAAATCCCACGCGCGGTTCGTCACCGGCCGCGACGGCCAGCGCAAGCGCATCGCCGGCCAGAAGGCCGCCATCATCACCACCAGCGGGATGCTCTCGGGCGGCCCCGCGATGACGTACATCCCCGAGATCCGGGCCAACCCGACCAACAAGATCGCCATGACCGGCTACCAGGTCGAGGGGACCCCCGGTCGCGACCTGCTGGAGACTGGGAGCGCCGAGATCGACGGCCGGGTGATGCCCGTCGGCGCCAGGGTGGAGCAGTACGACTTCTCCGCGCACGCCGATCGGAACGGGCTGTTCGGCTTCCTCGACGCCTACCGCGACGCGACGGTGCTCGTGAACCACGGCGACCGGTGCGAGGCGTTCGCCGAGGAGCTCCGCGAGGAGGGGTACGAGGCGCGGGCGCCGGAGCTCGGGGCCGTCGTCACCTGTCCCTGA